The genomic interval AGGCGTGTCAGTGGTTCAATTATTGTCTTATGTTCCACCCAATCCTTATACAGTGGGGATGAAATGGTCACTGTTCCCACTAAGTCTTGCATTGTGGCCCCTTGCCACATGACTTCAGAACGGGCTGATTCCACAACTGATTTCATGACTCCTGCTAACACTTTTAAGGTTGGGAGTAAGAGCTCATCCACAGCCATTTGGAAGATACTTGGTATTAAGGTCATTGACAGTGAATGTCTTTAAGTCTCCTTTCAATCCAATCTGAAGCTTTTGGCCCAGCTTCACCCCACTTCCCCACGTCCATTAAATACTATCTGCATCCACACTTTGCTACCACCATACCTTCAAATTTATACTGGTATGTCACCACCCCTGCATCATCTAGGTAGAGTAAAGAGATAGGATCTAGTTCAGTGGGTACGCAACAAGCCCTGGACACTTTTTCTGGACTTTTCAGATTGACCAAAGTTTGTACAATGGCATGTTTTGTAGGTGTTACATGTTTGGTCAAAGGGTACGTGCATGTCCCAGTACACTCAAAGGCTTCATAACCGGTGGGTGCCAGGATCCAGCTGTCCCACTTAATGTCTTTGAAGTCCACATAGAGAGAGCTCCTTTTACACTGGTTGCCTTTGGCATTGCGTCGAATTCGAGATGCTGTGTCATAGATGAGGTTGGAGCGCATCTGTAGTAGAGCTTCCTCGCTCTGCTCCTCTTCctcatttccacttttttgtcccataatTCCCAGGTCATCCCAAAGGCCTGTCAACTCCTGCTCAAAGTTGTCTTGAATGCCTGGCCCAGCGGTCTCATGCTGGATCAGCTCATTCAGCTCTCGTTTGTCTCCACGGTGGTCTCCGCTCTGATCATCAGAGAACACTATCATTAAGGGTTTGTGTTTGTCCTCAGGGCTTGTGTCGATGTCCATGTCCCCATCTATGGCATTGCCTTCTTCCCCACCTTCAGCTGCCACCACACTCTGAGAATTCAAACTGGCTATGTGAACCTCCAGCCTGTGGGTGGTGCCATAGTCTGATTTCCGCCAAAGGTGCACCGCAGCGGTCATGTCAAAGGACTCCCACCTGTTATCTGTACCATAAATCTGCCGAGACGCCAATTCCACTAGTTCTGTTTCTCCCTCTTGCCTTGTATGATTTCCTTCCTCAATATTGTCGCCTCTTATTTGCTGACTGCTGTTCGTTTCAATCTGTTTGATCTCATATATGGTCACTTTTCTGTCAACACCCGCGTATTTGTTGCGGTCAGTCTGGACCAGAGTGTACAGTCGGAGCTCAGCTGCGGTGACTCTCTCATGGTGTGGAATTGACACGTTGAAGAGAAGTGGGTGTAGTCTTACTCCACCAGGTCCCATGCTGCAGGGGGAGGAGTCTGAAAAGAACAACACTAAAATTAGGGATTCAAATTCTCAGGTTTTAAGTGAATACcagttatattttatattatatttatacattataaatattatatttatgtatgtgtGCATTTGGGACAGACAGTCTGGCTAATATGAAAGTAATGGATTAAATCGAGGTCTAACTTTCACTTCTTGCATGCATTTGTAAACAACATGTAGATTATACACTTTCAAATAAAACGGTacacaacaaaaacatatatttctcTAATATGTATTCATGATTTAGTATAAGTGTTAATTATGAATCattgtgcttttattttaaatagtgcACAACcaccaattttttatatatttatatttatattaatattttcctTTACTAGAATTGTGGCTTACCAGAacaatttaattacttttttataatgtaaaatgaaaatatttagcAATCATTATATTTTTGTATGAACAGTAGAGAATTATTTAACTTCCATCACCAGCTTttacaaaaatgaacaaaaaatacaGAATTAAA from Pseudorasbora parva isolate DD20220531a chromosome 3, ASM2467924v1, whole genome shotgun sequence carries:
- the bmp10 gene encoding bone morphogenetic protein 10; the protein is MSGSRNYFWIMCSSTRSVSLAIFLLFWGPFCAQSNPIGSPERHRIAPGLDDGHGGVLDPSLLEQDSEVDMQSLLETLKGQFLRTFNLTRPGPPVQPGATRIEPPEYMMELYNRFANDRTAMPSANIVRSFKNEDSSPCSMGPGGVRLHPLLFNVSIPHHERVTAAELRLYTLVQTDRNKYAGVDRKVTIYEIKQIETNSSQQIRGDNIEEGNHTRQEGETELVELASRQIYGTDNRWESFDMTAAVHLWRKSDYGTTHRLEVHIASLNSQSVVAAEGGEEGNAIDGDMDIDTSPEDKHKPLMIVFSDDQSGDHRGDKRELNELIQHETAGPGIQDNFEQELTGLWDDLGIMGQKSGNEEEEQSEEALLQMRSNLIYDTASRIRRNAKGNQCKRSSLYVDFKDIKWDSWILAPTGYEAFECTGTCTYPLTKHVTPTKHAIVQTLVNLKSPEKVSRACCVPTELDPISLLYLDDAGVVTYQYKFEGMVVAKCGCR